TATATCGACAGGGTCAAGAAAAGTCACATGTAAAGTTAATGTGTGTCCATAAACTACAGGAACACGATGTACAGTAACTGCTATGGAGAACTGAGCGGGTTCATCACACTTGCCTAAAATCTTTAGTGTTTCCTTAAGGATTTTTTCTTCTTCCCCTACTATATGAGGAATCGTATTTCCTAAAATATCCATGGAAGCAACTCCGGGATGACCAGCACCACTTGCTGATTGCAAAGTGACAATATTCGCACGATCAATCCCAAATTCCCTCAAAGGAGCTAAAGCTAAAGCAATACCAGAGACACAGCAATTAGAATTAGTAATGATTCTTCCAGGAAAAGGTTGCCTAGCAATAAGACTAAGATGATCCTGATTTACTTCGGGAATAATAATAGGAACTGTAGGATGCATTCTAAAAGCAGATGAATTAGAGAAAATTAATTTTCCCTGAGATAGACAGTATGTCTCTAATGATTCCGCTATCCTTTCTGGCAAGAAGGATACAATAATATCCGATTCAACCTCTTCAATTCTACGAATAGGCACTTGAGCCATACTTTCCGGCATAGGACCCAGAGACTCTTGCCAAACACACGCAGAACCATAAGTCTGACTATATTTTGTCTCGGAGGCAACAACTTCACAAATATGCCAAGGAAACCATTTATGCAAGAGAGCTACGAATTTTTGACCGACAAGCCCAGTAGCTCCCAAAACAGCCACACGCATGTGTTGCCTCCTGAAATCATACTATATCATCACTGATAGTGAATAAGAAAGCAGATCAACAAAACAGCCACTTAATCTAGAGTGTCGACAAGACAAAACACGCACTCCTCTTATTCAAAAATCAAGGAATCTTAGAGGCCGCATTGTAATAACGGTTTTGTTTTTTAAGCAAGAACTGTTCATTCATACAGAAACCTTTAGCCCTACTTCAGGTCCGTAATATCCGGGAGATGGAGATTCGTTTAACAACCAATCTAAAATTCTCAAAACTCCCTCAACAAAGACTTCACGAGAAAAGACAGTATGCCGTAAAGTGATTTGCTCTTTATCACTGATAAAGGCTATTTCATGCTCTCCTGAAATGTTGCCCACCCGTGATGCATGTAATTCAATATTTTTCACATTGTCAGAGTTAGACCCAACGCTATATTCCTGTTGCCATTCTTTTTGTTTAGTATCACAAAGAATGGAGACCAATTCGTTAGCGGTTCCTGAGATCAGATCTTTTTTCTCTCTATGATGCACCTCAGTAATACGGATATCGTAAGTATCATCGAAAACACTAGCAAGTAAAATAGCTAAACGTTTCTGTACGTAGGCCCCTAAGCTCGTATTTGGACAAACAATAACAGGAACATAAGCAGCTAAATCTTCTAATTTTTTATCTATAGACAAAGACGCTACGGGTTTAGTCGTAGCAAAAATTAAAGGTTTGGGATTACAAAGCAAAGCCATAAGAAGTTCTTCAGAAAAAGATGAAGAAGAAAAATCTACAAGAACATCGTTATTTTCTATAACAGAGGATAAAGAATGCGCACTCGTTCTGGAAAATCCCGGGCCTAAAGTAAAGCGTGTGATTGATTTCAATGAAGTGCCGAGTAACGTTCCCATTCTTCCTGAACATCCGATAATACCAACACGCATAAATCTATCTCACAATATAAGAAAACATTATCATTTATAGCCCTAAGAGAACTTAGCTTTCTCTCGACAAAAATCCTAAAGGACCCTAAAATTTAAATCTCTTTGATTCTTTTCAATATGAATCGTTCTTTAATCTGTAATAATCAACAGATAAAAAGCTTTGTCAATTAAAGTAGCTCTTAAATTATAAAATTCTGATCATTCATGGCTCATCATATCGCCACAATACTTTCTAACTCTGAAAATTATTCGGATACCCTCTTAAATTCTCGGCTTCCTTTATGGGAAGCTTACTGTCCTCAAGTTTTTTTTGAATATTTAGAGGTTCTACGCTTAGTTAAAGGATCACCTATAGACTTCAACCATATAAATGATATCATAGTATCAAAATCAGGATTTTCATTATCACCAACAGAAGATTATCTCCCACCGCATAATTATTTACTTGATTTAAGTGAGAAGCGTTTTCCTATAGCCACACAAATGCGCGCCTTGGACGACGACGGTTTTTCTATTCTTCCTGATCTGATTCACGATTTATTTTGCCACGTTCCTTGGCTGCTACATCCCGAATTTATGGAATTTTTCTTTACTATGGGACAGCTGTTCATAAAAGCTATACATAGGGCGAAGGAGATCTACCCTATAGAAGATCAACCTCGCATCCTCAATAGTAACGCTCTTGCGATCTCAAGATGTTTTTGGTTTACGGTAGAAAACGGTCTTATTGAAGAACAGGGGGCAAGGAAGGCTTACGGAGCTGCTATATTAAGCTCGACTGAACAATTATCTTATACTTTTAATAACAATGTGTTTGTTTCTCCATTTAAAACGGAACACATTATACAGCGTCCTTACAACCCAAGTTCGCTGCAAACAACACTTTTTTTCATTCATGAGTTTAGCGAATTAAATGATATCTCAGAAAAAATGCAGCTCTTTCTAGAACAAGGACAACTTGATTTCATTGTCTTTGGTCCCCATGACATATATTATCAAGATATCATCCGCTTTTTAAAAGACCATGTCCTCTTATAAAAATAAGATATTTTTTAATCTATCCCTTACCTTCTCGTTAATTCTGATCTTATCAAATCTGGTAGCAACTTCTAGGCTCATCGTAACCCCCTACTTTACGATTCCCGGGGGATTGCTTTTCTATCCTCTAACTTTTGTGATTTCTAACATCGTTAATGAGATCTTTGGTCCTGAAAAAACCCGATACATGGTATTTTCAGCATTTACTGGTAATATTCTCTGCTTAATATTTCTCCAAATTGTCTCTCTTCTTCCAGCTTCGTCCTTAGAAATCGCAAATGCCTGGCATATTCTATTTGACATCAGTCCAATAGCTTTTAT
This portion of the Chlamydia crocodili genome encodes:
- the asd gene encoding aspartate-semialdehyde dehydrogenase, whose protein sequence is MRVAVLGATGLVGQKFVALLHKWFPWHICEVVASETKYSQTYGSACVWQESLGPMPESMAQVPIRRIEEVESDIIVSFLPERIAESLETYCLSQGKLIFSNSSAFRMHPTVPIIIPEVNQDHLSLIARQPFPGRIITNSNCCVSGIALALAPLREFGIDRANIVTLQSASGAGHPGVASMDILGNTIPHIVGEEEKILKETLKILGKCDEPAQFSIAVTVHRVPVVYGHTLTLHVTFLDPVDIEDILRCYHHRNVAFPGTYKLYDSPWHPQARKDLADDDMRVHIGPITYGSDSRTIKMNVLIHNLVRGAAGALLTNMHNYCFQNSGEYACLQ
- a CDS encoding 4-hydroxy-tetrahydrodipicolinate reductase, yielding MRVGIIGCSGRMGTLLGTSLKSITRFTLGPGFSRTSAHSLSSVIENNDVLVDFSSSSFSEELLMALLCNPKPLIFATTKPVASLSIDKKLEDLAAYVPVIVCPNTSLGAYVQKRLAILLASVFDDTYDIRITEVHHREKKDLISGTANELVSILCDTKQKEWQQEYSVGSNSDNVKNIELHASRVGNISGEHEIAFISDKEQITLRHTVFSREVFVEGVLRILDWLLNESPSPGYYGPEVGLKVSV
- a CDS encoding phenylalanine 4-monooxygenase — protein: MAHHIATILSNSENYSDTLLNSRLPLWEAYCPQVFFEYLEVLRLVKGSPIDFNHINDIIVSKSGFSLSPTEDYLPPHNYLLDLSEKRFPIATQMRALDDDGFSILPDLIHDLFCHVPWLLHPEFMEFFFTMGQLFIKAIHRAKEIYPIEDQPRILNSNALAISRCFWFTVENGLIEEQGARKAYGAAILSSTEQLSYTFNNNVFVSPFKTEHIIQRPYNPSSLQTTLFFIHEFSELNDISEKMQLFLEQGQLDFIVFGPHDIYYQDIIRFLKDHVLL
- a CDS encoding queuosine precursor transporter — encoded protein: MSSYKNKIFFNLSLTFSLILILSNLVATSRLIVTPYFTIPGGLLFYPLTFVISNIVNEIFGPEKTRYMVFSAFTGNILCLIFLQIVSLLPASSLEIANAWHILFDISPIAFIASFTAFSISQQLDITSFHFFKRNCPKLSPWIRNNASSMLSQMVDTLIVDLGVVYIGMHLSFTKTLQIMTCSYLYKVFFSLATTPIFYMGVRRISRIYKDSIKTKHETLV